The stretch of DNA GTCTCTACAAGATCTTCCACGACGTCATTGCGCATTTCATGGATCATTTCTGATAAATCATCTGCATTCATGACCTCCATACGCTGTTCAAAAATAACCTTGCGTTGATCATTCATAACATCATCATATTTTAGCAGATTTTTACGAATTTCAAAGTTCCGTGCTTCGACCTTTTTTTGTGCTTTTTCAAGGGCTTTATTAATCCACGGATGGATAATAGCTTCATTTTCTTTCAATCCAAGTTTTTGCAGCATACCATCCATACGGTTGGAGCCGAAGATACGCATAAGATCATCTTGAAGAGAGAGAAAGAATTTTGAGCGACCTGGATCACCTTGGCGCCCAGAACGTCCACGAAGCTGGTTATCAATACGACGGCTTTCATGGCGTTCAGTAGCGATAACGTAAAGCCCTCCAGCCGCTAAAGCTTTTTCTTTAAGTTGTTTGACATCTTTTTTGATTTCTTCAATTTTAGCTGTTCGCTCTGGACCTTCGGGGATATCCTGTAATTCTTGTCGGATGCGCATTTCAACATTACCACCAAGCTGGATATCCGTACCGCGTCCCGCCATGTTGGTTGCGATGGTGAGAGCTCCAGGAACACCTGCTTGCGCAATGATATATGCTTCTTGCTCGTGATAGCGAGCATTTAAGACTTTAAAATCGGTAATGCCTTCTTTTCGCAAACGCTCTGCCAACTGTTCTGACTTTTCAATCGAGGTTGTTCCAACAAGAATAGGCTGTTTTTTTTCGTGCGCTTGACGGATATCACGCACAATTGCCCGATATTTTTCTTCTGCTGTTCGGTAAATTTCATCATCTTCGTCAAGACGCTGTACGGGTAAATTGGTAGGGACTTCGACAACATCAAGGCCATAAATATTTCTGAATTCTTCGGCTTCTGTTGCTGCAGTTCCAGTCATTCCAGATAATTTTCTATACATACGGAAATAGTTTTGGAAAGTGATGGAGGCAAGTGTCTGATTTTCTGGTTGAATAGCAACATGCTCTTTAGCTTCTAAGGCTTGATGAAGCCCTTCAGAATAACGCCGTCCAGGCATCATTCGTCCTGTAAATTCGTCAATGATAACAATTTCATCATTTCGAACAATGTAATCTTTATCGCGAACAAACAGTTTATGGGCTTTTAGAGCATTATTAACATGATGAACGATAGCGACATTTTCTATGTCATAAAGACTTTCACCTTTAAGATACCCAGCTTGTTCGAGCATTTTTTCAATTTTTTCAGTACCAACTTCGGTAAAGGTCGTTGTTTTTTGTTTTTCATCTATTTCATAGTCTTCTGGAATTAAGGCAGGAATAAATGTGTCAATAAGGTTATAAAAGTCAGTACGATCTTCTAGAGGACCAGAAATAATAAGGGGCGTACGCGCTTCATCAATGAGAATAGAATCCACTTCATCGACAATTGCATAATGATGTCCTCGTTGAACCATTTGACTACGATCAAAAGCCATATTATCACGCAAGTAATCAAAACCTAGTTCATTATTTGTCGCATAGGTGATGTCACATGCATAGGCTGCTCTGCGGGCATCGCTATCAAGATCATGAAGAATCACACCCGTTGTCATCCCTAGAAAACTAAAAATTTTTCCCATTGTTTCAGCGTCACGACTGGCGAGATAATCGTTTACTGTCACAACATGAACACCTTTACCTTCCAATGCGTTGAGATAAATTGGTAGAGTTGCCATTAATGTTTTACCTTCACCGGTACGCATTTCAGCGATACCACAGTCATGAAGAACCATTCCACCAATAAGTTGTACGTCAAAAGGACGCATGTCATAAACACGTTTTGCAGCTTCACGAACCGTTGCAAACGCTTCCGGTAAGAGTGAATCAACATTTTCACCTTCACTAAGACGTTTACGAAAAGCATCTGTTTTCTGGCAAAGCTGTTCATCACTTAATTTTACGAATTGTTCCTCCAAAGCATTAATTTGTGCAACTTTTTGGCGGAGGACCTTGAGACGTCGCTCATAAGCTGAACCAAAAAACTTACGTGCAAAAACACCTAAACTGACCATCTCCGGCCCTTTCTTTTAATTGTTGTCACTCTTGTTGGGTCGTTCATATGCTCTCCCCATACTCTATATTTTCTTTAAGTTTTCTGATATAATGGAATGTAAATGGTACCATTATACTTGCTGCTGTGCAATTTTTCACTTTAAATTGTAAAGTAGAGATAAGAGGCTGAGTGCACGATGTCAACTTTAGGTATGCTGTTTAGCTGATACAATACAAAGTAATTTAACGATACAATATGTCATTTTTTTCTATTATCATGTTTTTCATGTGCATTAGATAGAGTTGGAGAAACTGAGATAAAAGAAAAATTTTATGCTTTTAAAAATAAAATGACTAATTTATTTCTCTATGTTTCAAGATTAAAGTGTTATGGTAAAGAGAATTGGAATCTTGAACCTGCCTTGCATTTTAAGGAGTATATTTATGAAATTTAACTTTATCACGCTGTTTTTAGCATCAACTTTATTGGCGAGTACAAGTTTAGGGGTGAGGGCCCAAGAAGGTTTGAATTCATCGTCGAGTGATTTAAAGACTTTAGAGAAAGCTTCTGAAAAAGCTGTTTCTCCTTCACATGTTATGGCCGTTATTGATGGGAAGAATATTACAGCAGGTCAATTGGATGATTTAGCGCTTGAAATAAATCCTAATTTAGCACGTTTTCCTGATGAGCAACGCCGCATTATGGTCTTAAAAGCTTATTTGGATATGCAGGCGCTTGCAAAAGCAGCAAGAAGCAAAGATCTTGATAAGACAGAAGCTTACAATAAACGTATGGCAGTTATGCGTGACAATGTGCTTCAACAGCTTTATTTTAAACAGGCGATTGTTGATAAAATTTCGGATACTGATTTGGAAGATCTTTACAAGCAAGAAATTGCTGCTTTACCTAAAGAGGATGAAGTTAAAGCCCGTCATATTTTGGTCAAAACGAGAAAAGAAGCAGAAGCTATCATTAAGCATTTAAATAAAGGCGAAAATTTTGAAGAGATTGCAAAGAAAAGTTCAACAGATGGTTCTGCTGCTGTTGGGGGTGATCTTGGTTATTTTAGTCACGGTCAAATGGTCAAGCCTTTTGAAGATGCAGCATTTGGTTTGAAAGTTGGCGAATACACGAAACAACCCGTTGAAAGTCCTTTTGGTTGGCATATTATTAAATTAGAAGATCGTCGTGTAAAGCAACCTCCTACATTTGATGAGGTTAAAGAAATGCTGCGTACACAGCTGATAAAAAAGCGCTATCAAGAACTCATTGTTGATTTACGGAGCAAGATAGATGTGAAATATCCTGATCCTAATGTGACAAAAATCATGGAATCGCTTAATCAAAATGGGACGCTTCTTCCCAATGAGACATCCGATGAAGAAGATACGGAATAACGAGGAAAAGTAAGTAGATAGCCTCTTTAATAGATCGTTTGCTAGGTTTGTTTTTTTAAACCTAGCAGTTTTCTATGAGAGGTTATTAATCTGCAATCATTTTATTTATTTTTTAGAAAGCATATTGTGGTTTTTAAAATATCTCCCTTGACGCCTCAAAATATCCAAGAGCTTTCCCCATTATCTGGTGTACGGATAGCAACAGCTAAAGCTGGGATTAAATATAAAGATCGTACAGATCTCCTTTTTATGGTATTCGATAAACCAGTGAGTGTGGCAGGTGTTTTTACACGTTCAAAATGTCCATCTGCTCCTGTAGAGCATTGTCGTGCATCGCTTCCCCATGGGGTTGCGAGGGGTGTTGTTGTGAATTCTGGAAATGCAAACGCTTTTACAGGAAGAAAAGGGAAGAACACAACCAATGAAATCGTCTTTGCAGCAGCGAACACTTTAAAGGTTAGAGAAAATGAAATTTTTATAGCTTCTACGGGTGTTATTGGTGAGCCAATGGATGCATCGGGTATTGTAAGTCTTTTACCAAGTATGGCAGAGACAGCAGAAAAGGGGAATTGGTTGGAAGCTGCAAAAGCCATAATGACAACAGACACATTTCCAAAACTTGCTACGCGTACTTTTGATTGTGGAGGGGAGAATGTTACCATTCATGGAATTGCAAAAGGTGCAGGTATGATTGCACCCGATATGGCAACAATGCTCTCGTTTGTGATCAGTGATGCGACTATTTCTTCGGATATGCTTCAATCTATGTTATCAGAAGCGGTTCAGGGTTCTTTCAATTCGATTACTGTCGATAGTGATACCTCAACCTCAGATACACTTATGTTGTTTGCAACAGGAAAAGAACATTTCCCATGCATTACAAGTCAATCTGATTCACGTTATAGCGTTTTTGTGAAACAATTGGGTGCGCTTCTGCATGAACTTGCACTCCAAGTTGTGTGTGATGGAGAAGGGGCGCGTCATTTAATTGAAGTGAATGTGACTGGTGCAACAACAGACAATGCTGCGAAAACGATTGCTTTATCAATTGCAAATTCACCGCTTGTAAAAACGGCTATTGCCGGTGAAGATGCAAATTGGGGACGAGTCGTTATGGCGGTCGGGAAGGCCGGTGTTGAAGTTGATCGTGATTTGTTGACGATTTGGTTTGGTGAGCATTGTGTGGCGGTGAATGGCGAACGAGATCCTACGTATTGTGAAGAAACAATAGGTGCTTATATGCAAGGTAAACACATCACAATTCGCGTTGATATCGGTTTGGGCGCTGGTGAGGCAACGGTTTGGTCTTGTGACTTAACAAAAGAGTACGTTATGATCAATAGCGATTACAGAAATTAACGGATGCACTCTCTCATATGTAACGCGGTCTATTATTTTTTTTAAAGAGAATGAGATATGTGAACTCTTTTTGAGGTAAGAGAATGTGATAAAAAGAGACAGTTATATTCTCATTGGAGAGTGGTATGTGTATAAAAAGTCCCCTTCTTCTTGTTGTTGCCTGCGCATTGTTAGATCAAAATAATCGTGTTTTGCTTACCGAGCGTCCTGAAGGAAAATCACTGGCTGGTTTATGGGAGTTTCCTGGTGGAAAGGTTGAGCAAGGTGAAACTCCGGAAATCTCATTAATTCGTGAACTAGAAGAAGAGCTTGGTGTGTATGTTCAGGTAAATAATTTACACCCTTTAACATTTGCAAGCCATAGCTATGCAACATTTCACCTCTTAATGCCGTTGTATCTTTGTGACCATTATGAGGGCGTTGCGCAAGGACGAGAGGGGCAAAATTTAGAATGGGTTTTTATTAATGATCTTGATAAATATTCTATGCCTGATGCTGATAAACCATTAGTTCAGGTGTTAAAAAATCATCTTCTTTAATGCGTTATAAGGCAACACATTGATTTATAATGATAATCTATCGTTATTTATATTGAATTAGAACCCCGAATATCGTAAGATTCTCTCATTTTAAATCTACTTATCTTGAATCAATCAACATCTCTTGCTTGCACGTCATAAGCGAGGCTGGTGTGTGGGTAAAATTTATACAAGAAAGGACTAAAAATGGCTCTTATAAACGCTCTCAAGTGCCAAGATCTGTCGCAACACCCACGAGCTGGCAAATATAATGATGGTGCTGGCTTGCTACGTCATAAGCGTAAAGATGGAGGTGCTCAATGGCTTTATCGTTATACCATTCATGGGCGAGTCCGCGAAATGGGCGAGTCCGCGAAATGGGATTGGGTGCCTTAAGACATGTCTCTTTAAAACAAGCCCGTAAATTGGCAAGTGGGTGGCGCTCTGTGTGACGTGAGGGGCGTGACCCCATTAAGAAGAAAACATTGTTTAAATATAATTATTGATTGATAATTTTTTATATTAGATGGGAAAGCCCAGTCTTGTAAAATCTTCTTATTTAAAATCTCTTTATCCTCAATCAATTAAAGTCATGCCTTTTGGCACGTTCCAAGCGGAGTGAGCTACGTGGCTAAAAACGATTTAAGACAGACATGAAATCCATGCTGAAAGAACGCTCCCCAACAACCAAGGGGGGTATCGCAACATTGAGGATTGGCAAAATTTATAAGGATGGTTTTGCATGTTTCATAAACGTAAAATGATGGTAGATAGATGGTAGAAATGGATTTATACTTTTTACACGTGTTTTTGTGAATTGAACTTAGGGGATTGAGAACGTTCAGAAGTATTTATTTCATGAGATATTGATAGTAGGAAAAATTTAAAAAGACTCTTTAGAAGAGAATGTTTTGAGCTTTTTATGAAAGATTATTTTAGGTGACCAGTAATTTAAGCGTCACCGTAACACATTTGGTATAATAACATTAGTATAATAACATATTATTTTATAATCATAAATAGTGTTTTTTCCCTTGATGCTCTCGACTAATGATTAAATATAAGAAAACATGAAGAGAGGACTGCTTAGAGGGATGTAATATACGTTTTATCATATGAGAGATGAGAAAAAATCCCTCTAAGTAATATGAATGAAAAATACAAATAACATGAGAGTGTTTTATGAGATTTTTGAGATATTCCTTTTGACCAAGGAGGGCAGGTTCTTTACGTAATACAGAAAGCCATTGTATTGCCAATACACAAGTATGTTTAAAAGATAGATCTTTCGAATGTACCAAACCTCTTTCGCGTTGGTTTTTGTGAAGGGTATAACGTGTTAAAGCCTCCATGGAAGTAATATAAAATCCATTAAACATTATCCTCTTTACGCATAATAAAGGAGCAAATTGGCGCCATCACATATTTTTTGAGCCCCGATTTTGATAGACTTTGGCATTCGAGAGCATTCATAAGAGGTATTCTTTTCTTAATTATTTTATTCACACACCACATCTTCCTGTGCGACACAAGCAAATGATTTTGATTAATTCAACATCTAATTTTAAATGAGAAAATTTTTTACGATATTTAAAAATTTTTCTTCGGATAAATGATAGCTAATTGCCTTATAAACCAATTGACTATAGAATAAAAACATTCAATGAATTATTTTTATAGGGGCTCTATTAAGTTTATTGAATTGGACGGCGTTTTGCGGTGGGGTATCGTTGATATGTTTGAGCAATACGTGTAATTACTTCTTCTAGTGGTTCGATCGTAACGTCCATAGAGAAGCCATTTGCATGAATGATATTTTCATGATCAACCATAATGGCAGCATGACCTTGCCAAAAAATCAAATCACCTCGTTGAAGTTTATCCCTGTCTGAGAGTGGTCTTCCGATAGTTTTCTGCTGCATGTCAGTATCACGTAAGACCATTTGACCGGTCATTATCATAGAAAGCTGGATGATTCCTGAGCAATCAAGTCCAAAGCCACTGGTCCCACCCCAAAGGTACGGTGTGCGGATAAACATTTCAGCAACACTAACATAATCTTTATAAACATGTTCAAGTGGGCTAAGATGATTGCTAATGATTGATCTCCCATTTTCAAGTATAGAATACATGGTTTCACGGACTTCAACTTCATCAACGACACTTACCTTACTTCCCATAGATAAAGGATACTCCATTGGTCCACGCAAATCAGCTTGGAAATATTGAAAAGTACGTGGGGTTGAAACAACATGTGTTTGTTTGACAGTTGATATACAAAGCGCTGTCGTATCAATATAGCCAACATAATTATCTTTGAGAGATTGTCCCCATGACATCGTTTCTCCGTGTTCAAAGATAAGAAGTTCTTCCCCGAATAAGCACTCTGTCTGCATTTCACTTTTTTTACTGTTTTCTTTAAATAGTCCAGCAACAGGTACATTAACACGTCTTTTTTCACCTTGCACAAAGCGCTGTGCTGTAATTTCTGTTTCAAGACGTTTGTCTGCTAGATCTTCTCTAAATGCATGTAATCTCGGATCTTTAAAGACCATTTGTTTACCTTTCGTTTTATCTTTAAATGGATTTCATGACGACTGCACGAGCAGAACACTTCATCTTTAAATAAAGCACAGAGCATAATTTAAGGGGATAAGATAATTCTTCTGAAGCTACAAAATTGTCCATCTTTGTGAATATTTTGTGTCAAACCTCATTTTTAAAAATATTATAAAGAGCGCGAATAGTTTGTGCCGATCCCCCAATAGGATACCCCGGTTTTTCTTTTGGAACCCATCCATAAAGGTCGAAATGCGCAAAATGTTCAGATTTTTCAACAAAAGAATTAAGAAATAAAGCAGCCATTATAGAGCCAGCAAAGCTATTTCCAGTTACATTGTTAAGGTCAGCAATTGGCGATGATAACATCTCTTGGTAAGGTTTCCAAAGGGGCATTTGCCAAAGAGGATCAAAAACAGCGTGAGCCGATTCAGAAATTTGTTGTGCCCATATTGAATCATTACAATAAAATGCGGGAAGATCTGGTCCTAATGCTATCCGTGCTGCCCCCGTTAAAGTTGCCATGCAAAGCATGAATTGAGGGCTTTCTTCATCACCATAGGCGAGTGCATCAGCGAGGATAAGGCGCCCTTCAGCATCTGTATTCCCCACTTCAACACTTAAACCTTTTCGACTTTTGAGAATATCACCTGGTCGGTAAGCATTTGCAGAAATTGCATTTTCTACAGCTGGAATCAAAACACGTAGACGGAAAGGTAATTTTGCATCCATGATAAGTTTAGCCAATCCCAAAACGTTTGCTCCACCTCCCATGTCTTTTTTCATAAGCAACATGTTATTGGCTGATTTAATATCCAGCCCCCCCGTATCAAAAGTTACGCCTTTGCCTACCAACGTTATTTTAGGATGATGTTCTTGCCCCCAGTGTAACTCAATCAGTCGTGGTGCAGTGCTGCCTGCTCGTCCTACGGCATGAATCATGGGAAAGTTATGGGGCAAGAGATCATCTCCACAAATACTTTGGACATGAGCACCGTATATTTTCCCTAATTGTCGTGTTTCTTCTTCGAGAGTATCAGGGGTCATATCATTGGCTGGAATATTGATGAGATCACGGACGAAGAAGACAGCTTCATAAATGCGTTGGAGCTCATTAAGATCAACGGCCTCATTGACATGGATGGATAATGATTTGAAAGAAGAATTTTGACGATAGCGATTAAATTGATAGCTTCCCAATGCTAATCCAAGATAGGCATTTATTTCATCAGAGGTTTCACCTTCTAAATGCCATTGACCAGCAGGAAGTTTTTGAGCAAGCAGTCCTGTAATAAAGGGATCGTTACCATTGCCAATTCCAAATAAAACTTTTTTTAAATACCCCGTTTTGTGAGGAACAAAGAGTATTTGTCCTGATTTGCCAGTAAAGTCATTAACTTTTATCCATGCTGTTGTTGACGCATCAAGTGATAAGTTGGCAAGATTTCTTTGGTTTACCAAGATGATAGGGCAACTGTTATCGATACGTATTGAGCTAAAATGAATGGGATGCTGGTGCATAGTTATGAGATCCTTATAGTCGTCTAAGTGCGACATACTCGACCAAATGATTTTTTCCCTTTCGTAGAATGAGATTGGACCGTGGTCGTGTTGGCAATATGTTTTCTTGTAAATTTTTTAAATTAATTGTTTGCCAAATATCCTCAGCGATTTTTAAGGCTTCTTTTTCATTGAGAAGGGCATAACGATGAAAATAGGATTCAGGATTTTGAAAAGCTGTTTTACGTAAACGTTTAAAGCGCTCTAAATACCAGTGACGAATGATTTCTGTTTCAGCATCGACATAGATTGAAAAATCAAAAAAATCTGACACGAAAGGAATGACTTTTCCATCTTTAGGAAGATCACTGACTTGTAATACATTAATACCTTCAACAATTAAAATATCAGGACGGTCAATGGTAATTGTCTGATTTTTTAGAACATCATAGGTCATATGCGAATAAAGCGGAGCAGGGATATTCCCGATACCTGCTTTTATCGCCGAAAGAAAGCACAGCAATTTTTTAATGTCGTAGGAATCAGGAAATCCTTTACGATTCAGACGATTTTTTTGCTGTAAGAGTGCGTTAGGATAGAGAAAGCCATCCGTTGTGATCAGATCAACTTTAAGACTAGATGTCCAACGTTTCAACAGTTCTTGAAGGATACGAGCGGTGGTAGATTTTCCTACTGCTACAGAACCAGCAATTCCAATAATAAAGGGTGTTTTTTTAGTCTCTTCTTGATGGAGAAACTGTTGACGTTTGTGAAAAAGTTCTTGTACGGCTTCAACATGGCATAATAATAGACGCGATAAAGAAAGATAAATGCGTTGGACTTCCTCAAAGTCGATAGGGTCATCAATAGAGCGTAAACGTTTAATTTCATCAAAAGTCAAGGTGAGAGGTGTGTCTGCACGGAATTCTGACCATTCTTGTGCAGTAAAGACGCGATAGGGCGAATATCGGTCAGAAATGGATTTGACCAAATTATCTTCCTGATTAATTTTTTGTATAATCGTATCAATCATTTGTATTTTTCGAGAATCTTTTTGCCGTAGTGATTGGTTAAGAACAGACAGGTAAACTGCTTTGCGTTCAAATAAATTTTGTTTTGCATGCTCTCTTCTTTAAGATAATAGACTATTTTTACTAACTTATCGTCCAGTTATTCCAGTATGCACGGACTTGTGCCAATGAGTACCCTTGTGCCAAAAAAGCCCATAAAAGTAAACGCGCTTTTACGGCTGATAAATAACCGGACATGAGAGCACCCGAAGCAATCATATCGGTTTCTGAACCTTTATAGCCGTACGTTATACGTGTTGTTGAGCCATTACAACAACGACTAGCAATAATAATTGGTATTTTTTGTGCATATTGTTGTACAAGGTCTGCTTCTTGAAAACTACAGTGTCCTGCACCAAAACCGGCAATAACAAGTCCAGCATAATATCCACTTTCAAGACAGAATTTCATTAATTGTGCATCAGACGATAAAGAGGAATAAAGGAGTGCAACTTGATGATTGTGTTTTTGGGGAAGATCAAACGTTGTCGGGAAAAATTTTTGATTATTGAAATAAATGATTTTTCTTTCCAAAATAGTTCCTAAAATACCTGCGAGACCTGACTGAAATGTTTCAACTTTGACGGTATGGCTTTTATAGAGCCAATACGGTGAATGAATTGTATCATTAATGACAACGAGAACACCTCGATTACGGCTTTGTGGGGCTGCTGCAACACGTGTTGCTGCTAAAATATTAGCGGGTCCGTCAGCGCCTGCTTCGTGAGGGGTACGCATAGCACCAGTTATGATGAGTGGTTCAGCTTCCTGCCAATAAAGAGAAAGAAAAAAAGCAGTTTCTTCCAGAGTATCAGTCCCTTGTGTTAAAACAATCCCTTCTGCGCCAGCATTTATTTGTTGTTTTGCCCACTCGATTATTTCAAAAAGAATTTTAAAAGATAAAGATCCACTTGGTATTTGCATTAATGTTTGTGTATGAATATCAGCAACCTTATTTAAATCAGGAACACTTTTTATGAGGTTGTCTGAGGTTAAAGTTGGTTGCATGTGGCCAAAATGATCAGCAGTCATTGCAATTGTTCCACCTAAGGTTCCTATAGCTATTTTTTTCATAATTTTCCTCTATAAAGGCACAAACTGTTTACATAAAGCTATTTAGCAGTAATTTACATTGACAACAATGATATCATTTTTTCAATTTCAACAAATTGAATTGTGCTGAATCATTGTGTTTTGCTGTATATGTTCTTAAATAGAACAATAGTAATTGAGTTTTACATTGTATAAAAACACAATATTAAAAAGAAAAATTAATATTAAGGAGTTTCCTTATGACAGAACATAAGCCAGACATAATGTATGGTACAACGATTATTACGGTACGAAAAGGTGGCAAAGTTGTGATGGCTGGCGACGGTCAAGTCTCTCTTGGACAGACGATTATGAAAGGCAATGCACGTAAAGTCCGCCGTCTTGGAAAAAGCGGAGTGGTTATTGCTGGTTTTGCAGGTGCTACAGCAGATGCGTTCACATTACTGGAAAGATTGGAAACAAAGCTTGAGCAATATCCTGATCAGCTTATGCGTGCTTGTGTAGAACTTGCAAAAGATTGGAGAACAGATCGCTATTTGCGTCGTCTTGAAGCAATGATGCTTGTGGCTGATAAGAAAGTAACTTTGGCTCTAACAGGGCTTGGTGATGTCTTAGAACCAGAAGATGGGGTTATGGCCATTGGCTCTGGAGGAAATTTTGCTCTTTCAGCAGCACGGGCACTCATGGACTTGGATTTGGATGCAGAAACTATTGCCCGTAAAGCTATGGCTATTGCCGCTAAAATTTGTGTTTATACCAATGATCATTTTACGATTGAAACATTGGATGCAGAATTATCTTCTTTAGAGAAAGCTATTTAAATGTGTATTGTATTTTCCCCTCGTGAGACTGTTTCTGAACTTGATCGCTTTATTATTGGCCAAAATGATGCCAAACGTTCTGTCGCTATTGCACTGCGTAATCGGTGGCGTAGACAACAGCTTGATGAGCCGATGCGTGAAGAAGTGATGCCAAAAAATATTTTAATGATAGGGCCAACAGGTGTTGGTAAAACAGGGATTGCACGTCGATTAGCAAAACTTTCTGGAGCACCCTTCGTGAAAGTAGAAGCGACTAAATTTACTGAAGTTGGTTATGTAGGGCGTGACGTTGAGCAAATTATTCGAGACCTTGTTGAAATTGCTGTTTCTCTTGTGCGTGAAA from Bartonella tribocorum CIP 105476 encodes:
- a CDS encoding asparaginase, producing the protein MKKIAIGTLGGTIAMTADHFGHMQPTLTSDNLIKSVPDLNKVADIHTQTLMQIPSGSLSFKILFEIIEWAKQQINAGAEGIVLTQGTDTLEETAFFLSLYWQEAEPLIITGAMRTPHEAGADGPANILAATRVAAAPQSRNRGVLVVINDTIHSPYWLYKSHTVKVETFQSGLAGILGTILERKIIYFNNQKFFPTTFDLPQKHNHQVALLYSSLSSDAQLMKFCLESGYYAGLVIAGFGAGHCSFQEADLVQQYAQKIPIIIASRCCNGSTTRITYGYKGSETDMIASGALMSGYLSAVKARLLLWAFLAQGYSLAQVRAYWNNWTIS
- the hslV gene encoding ATP-dependent protease subunit HslV — its product is MTEHKPDIMYGTTIITVRKGGKVVMAGDGQVSLGQTIMKGNARKVRRLGKSGVVIAGFAGATADAFTLLERLETKLEQYPDQLMRACVELAKDWRTDRYLRRLEAMMLVADKKVTLALTGLGDVLEPEDGVMAIGSGGNFALSAARALMDLDLDAETIARKAMAIAAKICVYTNDHFTIETLDAELSSLEKAI